A stretch of Pogona vitticeps strain Pit_001003342236 chromosome 5, PviZW2.1, whole genome shotgun sequence DNA encodes these proteins:
- the LOC110070601 gene encoding tubulin alpha-1 chain, translated as MRECLSIHVGQAGVQMGNACWELYCLEHGIQPDGKIPNSHLDSQMDSSFETFFCKTGAGKHVPRAVFIDLEPSVIDEIRTGTYRSLFHPEQLINGKEDAANNYARGHYTIGKEIIDTVLDRIRKMAEQCSGLQGFLLFHSFGGGTGSGFTSLLMERLSVDFGKKAKLEFSVYPAPRISTAVVEPYNSILTTHTTLEHSDCSFMVDNEAIYDICNRNLNVERPTYINLNRLIGQIVSSITASLRFDGALNVDLAEFQTNLVPYPRIHFPLTTYAPIISAERAFHEQLSVPEITNACFEFSNQMVKCDPRRGKYMACCLLYRGDVVPKDVNAAIAAIKTRRSIQFVDWCPTGFKVGINYQPPTVVPGGDLAKVQRAVCMLSNTTAIAEAWARLNHKFDLMYAKRAFVHWYVGEGMEEGEFSEAREDLAALEKDYEEVGQDSGDPGSDAEEDQEY; from the exons ATG AGAGAGTGCCTTTCCATCCACGTGGGCCAGGCTGGCGTCCAAATGGGCAACGCATGCTGGGAACTCTACTGCCTGGAGCATGGTATCCAGCCGGACGGAAAGATCCCCAACTCCCACCTGGACAGCCAAATGGATTCTTCTTTCGAGACCTTCTTCTGCAAGACGGGAGCTGGGAAGCATGTTCCCCGAGCGGTCTTCATTGACCTGGAGCCTTCCGTCATAG ATGAAATCCGCACCGGGACGTATCGTTCCCTCTTTCATCCGGAGCAGTTGATCAACGGCAAAGAAGACGCGGCCAACAATTATGCCCGCGGCCACTACACCATCGGGAAGGAAATCATCGACACGGTGCTGGACAGGATCCGCAAAATG GCTGAGCAATGCAGTGGTCTCCAAGGTTTTCTGCTCTTCCACAGCTTTGGTGGAGGCACAGGGTCAGGCTTCACCTCCCTTTTGATGGAACGGCTCTCGGTTGACTTTGGTAAGAAAGCCAAGCTGGAGTTTTCTGTATATCCTGCACCACGGATCTCCACGGCGGTGGTGGAGCCCTACAACTCCATCCTGACCACCCACACCACCTTGGAGCACTCCGACTGCTCCTTCATGGTGGACAACGAAGCCATCTACGACATCTGTAACCGTAACCTCAACGTTGAACGCCCAACCTACATCAACCTCAACCGGCTGATTGGGCAAATTGTGTCGTCCATCACGGCTTCTTTGAGGTTTGACGGGGCTTTGAATGTCGACCTGGCGGAATTCCAGACCAACCTGGTGCCTTACCCGCGTATCCACTTCCCTCTGACCACGTACGCCCCCATCATCTCGGCGGAAAGGGCCTTCCACGAGCAGCTCTCTGTGCCAGAGATCACCAACGCCTGCTTTGAGTTCTCCAACCAGATGGTGAAATGCGACCCCCGCCGGGGCAAATACATGGCTTGCTGCCTCCTCTACCGGGGCGATGTGGTGCCCAAGGATGTCAACGCGGCCATTGCAGCCATTAAAACCCGGAGGTCCATCCAGTTTGTAGACTGGTGCCCCACGGGCTTCAAGGTGGGCATCAACTACCAGCCGCCCACGGTGGTGCCCGGAGGGGACCTGGCCAAGGTGCAACGGGCCGTCTGCATGCTGAGCAACACCACGGCCATTGCGGAGGCCTGGGCCCGGCTGAATCACAAGTTTGACCTCATGTACGCCAAGCGGGCCTTTGTCCACTGGTACGTAGGGGAAGGCATGGAGGAAGGCGAGTTCTCCGAAGCCCGGGAGGACCTGGCTGCCCTGGAGAAGGATTATGAGGAAGTAGGGCAAGATTCTGGGGATCCTGGGTCTGATGCAGAGGAGGACCAAGAATATTAA
- the TSGA13 gene encoding testis-specific gene 13 protein, producing the protein MHNHFQLKHEALYSHHPNLAQYFVPVTDVEFRQRLERHRGEIAIMLRSVEFNQDKTTLIVTNNPLPLLITGQHLSSPFQYFPKDLFGRSAIRHEPSGLPPLKTPQKQLTAAPTRKWKKPVQFRYAADKDFKSEAQFSRAYAERRLQRLYPSLRAHSRPDQQKTEALPSIQGVAARTPQWEPLTISCLTETKPTIAVPGEDGFRYGKAPLWIVNSSVVSKNGK; encoded by the exons GCCCAGTACTTCGTCCCCGTCACCGATGTTGAATTTCGACAACGGCTGGAGCGCCATCGGGGTGAAATTGCCATCATGTTGAGATCTGTGGAGTTCAATCAAGACAAAACGACCTTGATTGTGACTAACAACCCACTGCCGCTGCTCATTACCGGTCAACATCTTTCGTCCCCTTTCCAGTATTTCCCAAAGGACTTGTTTGGAAGG AGTGCAATCCGTCATGAACCATCTGGCCTGCCCCCACTAAAAACACCACAAAAGCAGCTAACAGCTGCACCcacaaggaaatggaagaaaccGGTACAATTCAG GTATGCGGCGGACAAAGATTTCAAGAGTGAAGCTCAGTTTTCAAGAGCTTATGCCGAGAGACGCCTACAGAGACTCTATCCAAGCTTGCGAGCGCATTCAAGGCCGG ACCAACAGAAAACAGAAGCCCTCCCCAGCATTCAAGGCGTTGCAGCCCGAACACCCCAGTGGGAGCCGCTGACCATTTCCTGTCTGACCGAAACCAAGCCCACCATTGCTGTGCCTGGAGAAGATGGGTTTCGGTACGGAAAAGCCCCTCTCTGGATCGTGAACAGTTCTGTTGTATccaaaaatggcaaataa